The DNA region CATCGCTTCGTCCCGCTCCATGCCGCGCCAGCGCAGCAGACCGTAGGCAACCATGCCTGTGCGGTGAATCCCAGCCGAGCAATGGATGAACAGGGAATTGCCTTCATCCAGCAATTGTGAGAGTTGCGGCATGGCTTCAAGCAGGCGTTTATGCACGTCACCTTCGGGGTAATTGCCATTCGGTACGGGAAGCCAAACCCATTGCAAGCCCGCGTTTTTTGTTTTGTTGCCGATCCTTTCCGCAAACTCGCTTTCTTTTAGCAGGGTCACCACGTGCGTGCAACCGGACTCGCGCAGGAGCTTGAAATCCCTGCCACCGGGGCGGTGATTGAGCGCCAGCCTGCCATTGCCAATGTTGACGAAATGATATTCACTCATCGGTGATTGAGCACCTCGGCAATGTGGATGACTTGCCGCTTCTTTCCCAGCCGATGCAGTCCGCCCGCGATATGCATGAGACAACCCGCATCCGTGACCACCAACGTAGGCGATTGGCTCGCTTCAAAATTGCTGATCTTGCGCTTCAGCCACTCTGCTGAAAGTTCGGGGTGCTCAACAGACATCACGCCGCCGAAGCCGCAGCATTCTTCGGCATTTGGCAAATCCACCAATGTTGCATCTTTTACATTTTGTAATAACGTGCGGGGCTGTCTGTCCACATTGATGCCGCGCAGGGTGTGACAGGATGGGTGGTAGGTGATGGTTCCATCCCATGTTGCGCCCAAGTCGGTGACACCGAGGTTATCTACCAAATATTCAGTGAATTCGAAAACTCGTTTGCCAAACTTCTCTGCACGCGGATACCACTCCGCATCGCCTTCAAATAATTCCAAGTAGTTATGTCGAAAATGATGAGCGCACGAGCCGGATGGTGTCACGATATCCCCGCTTGTTTTTTCAAAGACTCTTATCGTATGTTCCGCGATGGCTCTTGCATCCCTGCGCAGACCGGCGTTGAATTGCGGCTGTCCGCAGCAGGTTTGGTCGGATGCAAATTCCACATCCATGCCGAGGCGTTGGAGAATGCTTACGACCGCCTCACCAGTTTGCGGGAAGAATGAATCGGTCAGGCAGGTGATGAAGAGTTGAATGGCGGGCATGCGTCAATTATACGCTTGATGCGGAAGCGGCTTACGGTCAAAAATCCGGTTATACTTTTTGATCATGTTCAAACCCCTGAGGCATATCCTTGCCATTTTCCTGCTTCCTGTTATTGTGGTCATTGTCATACCCATCTGGTTGTTCAATGCCTTCGCGGAGTACGATACCCGCTGGATCGGGATGTCGTGGGTGGGCTTGATAGCAGGCGCCCTGTTCGTATGGATCGGGCTGATGCTCTTCACCTGGTGCGTGAATCTGTTCGCCATCGTCGGGCAGGGGACTCTGGCTCCATGGGACCCGACGCAGAAGCTGGTGGTTGTTGGTCCGTATCGGCATGTCCGCAACCCGATGATCAGCAGTGTGGCGATGATGTTGATCGGTCAGGCGTTGTTCTGGGGATCGTGGGTGATCGCGCTCTGGGCGGGGATATTCATCCTGATCAACCACATCTATTTCATTTTTTCGGAAGAACCGGGCTTGGAAAAAAGATTCGGGGAAAGCTATCTTGAGTACAAAGCCAGTGTTCCAAGATGGATCCCGCGCTTAAAAACGAACACGAGCGGATGAACCGCCCGTGCTTATCTGTAGTTCTACACTTCAACCCATTCCATATCCTTCACAAGCGGGAAGCGGTGTTCCACGCCATATTGATTCCAAGCGAACTTGAAACAACTTTGCGCTGAAACCTCGGGGAGAATATCTTCGCCAACGCCATTTTTGATGAAAAAGGCGTTCCAGCCGCCGTTATTACAGCCGACCAGACGGTATCCCTTTTCCCTGCCAAGTTTGATAAACGCCTGAAGCGACGCGCCGCAATAATTTTTATTTTCTTTGTTGACCGGGTAATCGTCTGCATTAAATTTTTGATCATAGGGAACGGTCCATGCCCGATCGGGACCAAGCAGGTCTTGATATTCCAACAGGACAACACGGGGCTGGATGACATCCAATGCCTTCCAGACCCAGTAATCCATGCCGTCAATATCCAGACAGAACAGGTCAAGCTCACCATCATATTTGCTATCTTTTATCAGATCGTTGATATTTTCTGCGTTTACCAGGGTGGAGATCAATGTGGGGGAAGATAGATGTGTATCTTCCAATGTGTTATAGAACTCTCTGGCGTGCTCAATACTTTTGGTGTCCCCATCCACGAGAAACCCGTTAAACCCGTGATTGATGATCAAATTGGCAACACTGCTCCCCCGTACGCTTCCTGCGCCGATATCCACGCATTTCCTGTTTGTCATTCCGATGACCGAGAAAATATAGAGCAATATGCCATCTTCATGCGTTATTGAATAGGTATTGAAGCCTACATCTTCGAAGTCCAACTTTATCTTTTGCGCTGCTGTCTCCCTGTACTTTAACTGCAAAAGGATCTGGTTCTGACGGTTACTGGCCATATTGTATATGGTGGGAGTTAAAAGTTTTCCAGCTATCTTTTGAAGGCTGCGGATGAGAAATCGTTTCATTTTTCCTCCATATGCTCTAAAAAGCCTGTTGAAAAAATAGTATTACTTTTCCATATGTATTTCAAGTGCCAAAATGCAAAAATCCCTGGGAGATCATCCTCCCAGGGATTTTTATAGGAACACAGAATATCTATACGACCAAACTCACCAACCGTCCTTTTGCCACGATAACCTTCTTCGGCTCTTTGCCTTCCAGATATTTCTGGACGGTTTCAGACGCCAGCGCGGCGGACTTGATCGTCTCTTCGTCCGCATCTGCCGGGACCGTGATCCTGTCCCGCACCTTACCGTTGATCTGCACCGGAAGTTCGATCACATCCTCTTTCGCGGCGGATTCGTCCACTTGGGACCACGGTTGTTGATGGATCGAATACGGCTTGCTCAGTTGATTTGTCCACAGTTCTTCGGCGATGTGGGGCGCGATGGGCGCCAGCATCTTCAGGTAGATTTCAGTCGCTTCGTTCCATTCGGGACTTCCAGCCGCGCCGGCTTCACGCGCCTTGTACATGTCGTTCAGCAGTTCCATCAGCGACGAGATGATGGTATTGAAATCGAAATTTTCGAAATCATTCGTCACTTTGCGCAGGGTCTGGTGGACGCGTCGGCGCAGAGTCTGTTTGGTTTCGGCAGAGGCAGACCCGGGTGAGTCTGAAGCGTCAGTGAACAAGGTCCAGATGCGGCGCATCCAGCGGGCGGTCCCTTCGATACCTTGCGAGTCCCACGGTGCGCCCATCTCCCAACGCGCGAAGAACATCAGGTAGGCGCGCACGGTATCCGCGCCGTAGCGGTCCACCAACTTGTCGGGCGCGACCACGTTGCCTTTGCTCTTCGACATTTTGCTGTTGTCTTCCGCCAGCACCATGCCCTGGTTGCGCAACTGCGTCATCGGCTCATTGCCTTCGGTGATGCCCAGATCGCGTAGCGCCTTGTGGAAAAAGCGCGTGTAGAGCAGATGCATAGTGGCGTGTTCGATGCCGCCCGTGTAGGTGTCAACGGGCATCCAATAGTTGTATTCGGCTTCGTCGAACGGACCTTTGTCATACTTTGGCGACAGGTAACGCAGGTGATACCACGATGAGCACATAAACGTATCCATCGTGTCGGTCTCTCGCTCGGCGGGTCCGCCGCAGATTGGGCAGGTGGTGTCTTTCCAAGTCGGGTGCAGTTTCAGCGGACTTTCACCCGTCGGCTTCCACTCCACGTCTTCGGGCAGGGTCACGGGCAGTTGATCGTTAGGGACAGGATTCCAGCCATGCACATCGCAACGGATCATCGGAATCGGCGCGCCCCAATAGCGCTGACGGCTGATCAGCCAATCGCGGTAACGATAATTGACCGACTCTTTACCGACGCCTTTTTCCTCCAGCCAGTCGATGACGGCGCTGATGCCGGGATTCTTGCGTCCCTTCTCAGTGTTGACCTTCGTGCCGTTGAATTGATCGGAGTTGACCATGACGCCTTCGCCGATATACGCGGCTTGTAAGGGCGACTCCTGAGTCGCCCCTGCCTCGCCTTCGGGCTTGATCACTTCGACAATGGGCAGGTCATACTTTTTGGCAAATGCAAAGTCGCGTTCGTCATGCGCAGGGACCGCCATGATCGCGCCCGTGCCATAGGACATCAAGACATAGTCCGCGATCCAGATCGGGATGTGTTCGTTGTTGACCGGGTTGATGGCGTACCCGCCGGTAAACACACCCGTCTTTTCCTTGTCCACGGCTTCACGCTCAATGTCGGATTGACGCGCGGCTTGCATTTTATAGTCTTCGACTGCCTGTTTCTGCTCAGGCGTGGTGACCTTATCCACCAGCGGATGCTCCGGTGCGAAGACCATGAAGGTCGCGCCCCACAGCGTGTCGGGACGGGTGGTGAAGATTTCGATGTCATCACCAGCTTCCGTTTTGAAAATAACAGACGCGCCTTCGCTTCGTCCGATCCAATTCGTCTGCAAGACCTTGACGCGCTCGGGCCAGTCGATTTCATCGAAGCGCAGCAGTTCATCGGCGTATTTCGTGGCTTTGAAGAACCACTGCTCCAACGCCTTCTTGATGACCGGCGTCCCGCAGCGTTCACAGACGCGGTTCTCGCCCCAGACCTGTTCGCGAGCTAATGTGGTATTGCAGTTCGGGCAGAAATCCACAGGCGACATCTTGCGATATGCCAGCCCCGCCTTGTACAACTGGATGAAGAACCACTCCGTCCATTTGTAATAGGATGGGTCGGCGGAAACCGCTTCACGCTCCCAATCGAACATCGTGCCCATGGAGCGCATCTGTTTGCGCATCCGCTCGATGTTCGCGAACGTGCGCTTCATCGGGTGGATGCCGTCTTTGATGGCGGCGTTCTCCGCATTCAAGCCGAACGCGTCGAAGCCCATCGGGAACAGGACGTTGAATCCCTTCATGCGCATGTAGCGCGCCCGCGAATCGGGCGGGATCATCGCGTACCAGTGACCGATGTGCAGGTCACCGCTGGGATACGGCAACATGGTCAAGGCATAGTGCTTGGGTTTGCTGTTGTCAATGACAGAGCGATACAGCCCGTCCGCCTCCCATTTTTCCTGCCATTTCTTTTCGAACACCTGCGGATTGAAGGATTTATCTTTTGTGTGTTTTTCAGTGTTTGTCATCGGTTGGATCGCCTTTGGTTTCTTCTCGACAGGAACGACGGCTTTCGATTTTTCGGTCACAGGTGTGATGGCGGATTCGGGCGCAGGGATGATCGCCTTTGAGCCAGCGGTTTTCTTCGCCTTGCCTGCCGTCGTTTTGACGGGTTTCTTTTTTTCTACTTCTTTCTTTTTTGCAGCAGCCATTCTTACCTCATTTTTTGAGTGTCAAGTTTCAGGTTTCAAGTATCAGGTGGATATGTTCACCGATGAATAAGTCTTAATTCCATACAAGGAGACCCACAAGCAAGGGACCCTGCTTCCAGAATTTTTTCTTCATGTTCATGCGTGTCTCCTTTCATATCT from Anaerolineales bacterium includes:
- a CDS encoding (Fe-S)-binding protein; the protein is MPAIQLFITCLTDSFFPQTGEAVVSILQRLGMDVEFASDQTCCGQPQFNAGLRRDARAIAEHTIRVFEKTSGDIVTPSGSCAHHFRHNYLELFEGDAEWYPRAEKFGKRVFEFTEYLVDNLGVTDLGATWDGTITYHPSCHTLRGINVDRQPRTLLQNVKDATLVDLPNAEECCGFGGVMSVEHPELSAEWLKRKISNFEASQSPTLVVTDAGCLMHIAGGLHRLGKKRQVIHIAEVLNHR
- a CDS encoding tyrosine-protein phosphatase; translated protein: MSEYHFVNIGNGRLALNHRPGGRDFKLLRESGCTHVVTLLKESEFAERIGNKTKNAGLQWVWLPVPNGNYPEGDVHKRLLEAMPQLSQLLDEGNSLFIHCSAGIHRTGMVAYGLLRWRGMERDEAMRVIHEMRKETAEGMMEKRMRWGDENARQKIQQETSWVHSVKESLNRLITQLFKPR
- the leuS gene encoding leucine--tRNA ligase produces the protein MAAAKKKEVEKKKPVKTTAGKAKKTAGSKAIIPAPESAITPVTEKSKAVVPVEKKPKAIQPMTNTEKHTKDKSFNPQVFEKKWQEKWEADGLYRSVIDNSKPKHYALTMLPYPSGDLHIGHWYAMIPPDSRARYMRMKGFNVLFPMGFDAFGLNAENAAIKDGIHPMKRTFANIERMRKQMRSMGTMFDWEREAVSADPSYYKWTEWFFIQLYKAGLAYRKMSPVDFCPNCNTTLAREQVWGENRVCERCGTPVIKKALEQWFFKATKYADELLRFDEIDWPERVKVLQTNWIGRSEGASVIFKTEAGDDIEIFTTRPDTLWGATFMVFAPEHPLVDKVTTPEQKQAVEDYKMQAARQSDIEREAVDKEKTGVFTGGYAINPVNNEHIPIWIADYVLMSYGTGAIMAVPAHDERDFAFAKKYDLPIVEVIKPEGEAGATQESPLQAAYIGEGVMVNSDQFNGTKVNTEKGRKNPGISAVIDWLEEKGVGKESVNYRYRDWLISRQRYWGAPIPMIRCDVHGWNPVPNDQLPVTLPEDVEWKPTGESPLKLHPTWKDTTCPICGGPAERETDTMDTFMCSSWYHLRYLSPKYDKGPFDEAEYNYWMPVDTYTGGIEHATMHLLYTRFFHKALRDLGITEGNEPMTQLRNQGMVLAEDNSKMSKSKGNVVAPDKLVDRYGADTVRAYLMFFARWEMGAPWDSQGIEGTARWMRRIWTLFTDASDSPGSASAETKQTLRRRVHQTLRKVTNDFENFDFNTIISSLMELLNDMYKAREAGAAGSPEWNEATEIYLKMLAPIAPHIAEELWTNQLSKPYSIHQQPWSQVDESAAKEDVIELPVQINGKVRDRITVPADADEETIKSAALASETVQKYLEGKEPKKVIVAKGRLVSLVV
- a CDS encoding isoprenylcysteine carboxylmethyltransferase family protein, which gives rise to MFKPLRHILAIFLLPVIVVIVIPIWLFNAFAEYDTRWIGMSWVGLIAGALFVWIGLMLFTWCVNLFAIVGQGTLAPWDPTQKLVVVGPYRHVRNPMISSVAMMLIGQALFWGSWVIALWAGIFILINHIYFIFSEEPGLEKRFGESYLEYKASVPRWIPRLKTNTSG